The following are from one region of the Magallana gigas chromosome 6, xbMagGiga1.1, whole genome shotgun sequence genome:
- the LOC105341682 gene encoding uncharacterized protein produces the protein MFITSRSSLIFVGFLFTAKASKDCTPKPTDLVFVLDESGSVGDINFQLQNQFVAKLVEGFDIGINNTQVAVITFSSEVVVEFYLNAIHDKQQLLESIKHINYSHSGLTMTHRALNSVRNDVFTVANGMRPDALHFVIVLTDGRSMSSGATLKEAKLLSDMNITVFAIGISKEVNEVELRGLASDPKDVIIVKDFDSLMSIRNQAFNGACEALKKRDNDYNSMKVTTDTVFEISTGSLPTATITTEAPTIGSTKPTTTNLEEKYPSFNLIANSSSYDFDFENVSSCSLLLNLPNSNTSWIIGNKTTIAEIRNATNDHAFQNASGQFAYVDGSSMQPNNTACISTQIMHSSLNQPICLQFYFQMFGNETKTLKVYKTNGSLSLDDATCIWQEYVKSTHDWSFAQAEFNLSSTGRIVFEAMSTPDGNGFAIDNITLSAWRCPRFSESSIQLQMISTQASIKEASTTNSSTTPKTPRVSDHSSAGNEYWTDFITGTPLIQSQMLSRQASTKKAPTTESSTSPPSAIFPAYSSTDNGFWTESSSLPPNIVFHSRKPSTQPYRTSSQTTQTTTRTTTSDPPTMHPVAIPTYSSTDNVYWTDSSSTYPSNFAIFGQGSSTFTSDKSTKTSTRITNAFNAILSKTTSTQTSKSHTTKKNCNYQSDPQDDKKIK, from the exons ATGTTTATAACATCGCGGTCGTCTTTgatttttgtggggtttttgtTCACTGCAAAAGCCtccaaag aTTGCACTCCAAAACCAACAGATCTTGTATTTGTTCTTGACGAGAGTGGAAGTGTAGGGGATATCAACTTCCAATTACAAAATCAGTTTGTTGCAAAATTGGTTGAGGGGTTCGATATTGGAATCAATAACACACAGGTTGCTGTGATAACATTCTCTTCCGAAGTGGTGGTAGAGTTTTACTTGAATGCAATCCACGACAAACAACAACTCTTGGAGAGTATCAAACACATTAATTACTCCCATTCCGGGTTAACTATGACCCACAGAGCGTTAAATTCTGTCCGAAACGATGTTTTTACTGTGGCAAATGGAATGAGACCCGATGCCTtacattttgtaattgtattgaCAGATGGTAGATCTATGTCGTCCGGAGCTACACTTAAGGAAGCAAAGCTACTCAGTGATATGAATATAACGGTCTTTGCTATTGGAATTTCAAAGGAAGTCAATGAAGTCGAGCTTCGAGGATTAGCCTCTGATCCAAAAGATGTGATTATTGTTAAGGATTTTGATTCTTTGATGTCGATACGAAATCAGGCCTTCAATGGTGCATGTGAAG CTTTAAAGAAGCGAGATAATGATTATAACTCAATGAAAGTCACAACAGACACGGTTTTTGAAATAAGTACAGGATCTTTACCAACTGCAACAATTACAACAGAAGCCCCAACTATCGGTTCAACCAAGCCGACAACAACAAATTTGGAAGAAAAATATCCATCTTTCAATTTGATAG cAAACTCCAGTTCATACGACTTTGATTTTGAGAATGTCTCTTCCTGCTCTCTATTATTAAATTTACCGAATTCCAATACCTCGTGGATTATAGGCAATAAAACAACTATTGCAGAGATCAGAAATGCAACAAATGATCACGCGTTTCAAAATGCATCTGGTCAGTTTGCATACGTCGACGGATCCTCAATGCAACCTAACAATACAGCATGTATCAGCACGCAAATTATGCATTCCTCTCTGAACCAACCAATTTGTCTCCAGTTCTACTTTCAAATGTTTGGAAATGAAACTAAGACGCTAAAggtttataaaacaaatggtTCGCTTTCACTGGACGACGCGACGTGTATATGGCAGGAATATGTGAAGTCCACGCATGATTGGAGCTTTGCTCAGGCTGAATTTAATTTATCTTCAACTGGACGG atcgTGTTTGAAGCAATGAGCACACCGGATGGAAACGGATTTGCAATTGATAACATCACATTATCTGCCTGGCGATGTCCAC GCTTTTCCGAGTCATCAATACAACTGCAGATGATAAGCACCCAGGCATCAATAAAAGAAGCTTCTACAACGAACAGTTCAACAACGCCAAAAACACCGAGAGTTTCTGACCATTCAAGCGCAGGCAATGAATACTGGACTg ACTTTATAACAGGCACGCCCTTGATACAATCGCAGATGCTAAGCAGACAGGCATCAACAAAGAAAGCTCCTACGACGGAAAGTTCAACATCGCCTCCATCAGCGATATTTCCTGCCTATTCAAGCACGGACAATGGATTCTGGACCG aGTCTTCATCGTTACCACCAAACATTGTATTTCACTCGCGCAAGCCTTCGACACAACCCTATAGAACTAGCAGTCAGACAACACAGACAACAACAAGAACGACTACATCAGACCCACCAACAATGCATCCAGTAGCAATACCTACCTATTCCAGCACTGACAATGTGTACTGGACCG ATTCCTCTTCGACTTATCCGAGTAATTTTGCAATATTTGGACAAGGCAGTTCAACATTTACCTCAGACAAAAGCACAAAAACATCGACAAGAATCACAAATGCTTTCAATGCCATTTTGTCAAAGACAACATCGACACAAACGTCAAAAAGTCatactacaaaaaaaaattgtaactacCAATCCGATCCCCAGGacgacaaaaaaatcaaataa